A window of Ignavibacteriales bacterium contains these coding sequences:
- a CDS encoding efflux RND transporter periplasmic adaptor subunit, whose translation MIRKYLITTTLALLIFACSRNNRNSIIEESGTIEATESVISSQVAGKIIKIIKDEGAQVSVGDTIVMIDHEALDIQRKQMIANSEIAKAQLDLLIIGARKEDINQAEQMLNQAEVNFDIAKSDKERMENLIKANTITQKQYDDAKARFDIAQAQLSSAKENFNKIKNIARAEEITQARANYQKAEAAVESINKNIRDCYVTSPMNGFVIKKFVEIGETVSMLSSLFKIADLSKAKVTIYVSETEIGKIKLGQKAEIKADSFPDKSFEGKVIFISPEAEFTPKNIQTKDERTKLVFAVKIAIPNPQQELKTGLPADVKIIL comes from the coding sequence ATGATAAGAAAATATTTGATAACAACAACGCTCGCGCTTTTGATTTTTGCTTGCAGCAGGAATAACAGAAATTCAATTATCGAAGAATCAGGCACAATCGAAGCAACAGAATCTGTTATAAGTTCACAAGTGGCCGGAAAAATAATAAAGATTATCAAAGACGAAGGAGCTCAGGTATCAGTCGGCGACACAATTGTAATGATAGATCATGAGGCATTGGATATCCAGCGGAAGCAAATGATTGCCAATAGCGAGATTGCGAAGGCTCAATTAGATCTACTAATAATCGGAGCTCGAAAAGAAGATATTAATCAAGCCGAGCAGATGCTTAATCAAGCGGAAGTAAATTTTGATATTGCAAAATCAGACAAAGAAAGAATGGAAAATTTAATTAAAGCCAACACGATAACACAGAAACAATACGATGACGCAAAAGCGCGGTTTGATATTGCACAAGCACAACTAAGCTCGGCAAAAGAAAATTTTAACAAAATAAAAAACATAGCCCGTGCGGAAGAAATTACCCAGGCAAGAGCAAACTATCAAAAAGCTGAGGCGGCAGTAGAATCAATAAACAAAAACATTCGGGATTGTTATGTTACTTCTCCAATGAATGGTTTTGTAATTAAAAAATTTGTTGAGATTGGCGAAACAGTTTCAATGCTCTCTTCGTTATTTAAAATCGCCGATTTATCAAAAGCAAAAGTAACTATTTATGTCTCTGAGACAGAAATCGGAAAAATTAAATTAGGACAAAAAGCGGAAATCAAAGCTGATTCATTCCCGGATAAATCGTTCGAAGGAAAAGTAATTTTTATTTCACCGGAAGCAGAATTCACACCCAAAAATATTCAAACTAAAGATGAGCGGACAAAACTTGTCTTTGCCGTCAAGATCGCAATTCCCAATCCTCAACAGGAACTTAAAACCGGGCTGCCGGCTGATGTAAAGATAATTTTATAA
- a CDS encoding ABC transporter ATP-binding protein: protein MNNIIEITSLRKSYGEIKAVNDVSLSVRTGEMFGLVGPDGAGKTTMIRILCGLISQESGNVKILDKNLGQSRKETQKNIGYLSQRFSLYGDLSVDENIEFFAEIHNVKDYFKRRDELLDFSRLKPFRNRTAEKLSGGMKQKLALVCSLIHEPKILFLDEPTTGVDPVSRRDFWKILSKLLKEGITIFMSTPYLDEAERCNRVALMSSGKIIALDTPKKIKEKMDKQIIEIVCSPVRVAYQTIKRNTALEVQMFGDRINVVVENYKSELASIKKLLVENKVQIADERIITPTLENVFMHLIKDA from the coding sequence ATGAATAATATTATTGAAATTACATCACTTCGGAAAAGTTACGGAGAAATTAAAGCTGTTAATGATGTCTCTCTTTCGGTTAGAACCGGAGAAATGTTCGGCTTAGTCGGTCCTGATGGTGCCGGGAAAACCACAATGATTAGAATTCTTTGCGGACTGATCAGTCAAGAATCGGGCAACGTTAAGATTTTAGATAAGAATCTAGGGCAATCAAGAAAAGAAACACAAAAAAATATTGGTTATCTCTCTCAGAGATTTAGTTTATATGGCGACCTGTCTGTTGATGAAAACATAGAATTCTTTGCAGAGATTCATAATGTAAAAGATTATTTTAAAAGAAGAGACGAGCTCTTAGACTTCTCAAGACTTAAACCATTTCGAAATCGTACAGCCGAAAAACTTTCCGGTGGAATGAAACAAAAACTTGCGCTTGTGTGCAGCTTAATTCACGAACCCAAAATTCTTTTTCTTGATGAACCAACAACAGGGGTGGATCCGGTTTCGCGCAGAGATTTCTGGAAAATCCTTTCCAAGTTACTGAAAGAAGGCATTACGATTTTTATGAGCACGCCATATTTAGATGAGGCGGAGCGCTGTAACAGAGTGGCTTTGATGAGCTCCGGGAAAATTATAGCATTAGATACACCGAAAAAAATAAAGGAGAAGATGGACAAACAGATTATTGAAATTGTCTGCAGTCCTGTTAGAGTTGCATATCAAACCATAAAAAGAAACACCGCTCTTGAAGTTCAGATGTTCGGCGATAGAATAAATGTAGTTGTAGAAAATTATAAATCCGAACTTGCTTCGATAAAAAAATTGCTTGTTGAGAACAAAGTTCAAATAGCAGACGAAAGAATAATTACTCCAACACTTGAAAATGTTTTTATGCATCTTATTAAGGACGCGTAA
- a CDS encoding ABC transporter ATP-binding protein: MNSIEVKNLTKRFGSFTSVDNISFNVRQSEIFGFLGANGAGKSTTIRMLCGILEPTLGDAIVGGHSVAKNPDRVKQNIGYMSQRFSLYNDLAVGENLDFFGGVYGLSNEKLKERKKWVLKIANLEGKENLLTGSLPGGIKQRLALGAAVIHQPGIVFLDEPTSGVDPISRRNFWELINELSSEGTTVFVTTHYLEEAEFCNNIILIDAGKLIAEGNPKQLKTDYLKNSIYEIESDKVIETLELLEKQNFVVETSIFGNNIHISVKEKFNDLTRINKICEENCITIKRINKIVPTLEDVFIHLLGNEKKL, encoded by the coding sequence GTGAACTCGATCGAAGTAAAAAATCTTACAAAAAGATTTGGAAGTTTCACTTCTGTTGATAACATTTCGTTTAACGTAAGGCAATCGGAAATTTTCGGATTTCTTGGCGCAAACGGAGCCGGTAAATCTACAACAATAAGAATGTTATGCGGAATATTAGAGCCGACCTTAGGCGATGCAATAGTGGGAGGACACAGTGTTGCAAAAAATCCGGACAGAGTAAAACAAAACATCGGATATATGTCGCAAAGATTTTCTCTTTATAACGATTTAGCAGTAGGAGAAAATTTAGATTTTTTCGGCGGTGTTTATGGATTATCCAACGAAAAACTTAAAGAAAGAAAAAAATGGGTTCTAAAAATTGCTAATCTGGAAGGAAAAGAAAATTTATTAACCGGCTCGCTCCCGGGCGGAATTAAACAAAGACTCGCCCTTGGCGCAGCGGTAATTCATCAACCAGGCATAGTGTTTCTAGATGAACCAACAAGCGGTGTAGATCCGATCTCGCGCCGTAATTTTTGGGAATTAATCAACGAACTTTCCTCCGAAGGAACAACAGTATTTGTTACCACACACTATTTAGAAGAAGCTGAGTTCTGCAATAATATTATATTGATAGATGCCGGAAAGCTAATTGCCGAGGGAAATCCAAAACAATTAAAAACAGACTACCTAAAAAACAGTATTTACGAAATAGAGAGCGATAAAGTAATTGAAACTCTCGAACTTCTAGAGAAGCAAAATTTTGTCGTAGAGACGTCAATCTTTGGGAACAATATTCATATAAGTGTAAAAGAAAAATTTAATGATTTAACCAGAATTAATAAAATATGCGAAGAGAACTGCATAACAATTAAGAGAATCAATAAAATTGTGCCAACTCTTGAAGATGTTTTCATTCATCTTTTAGGAAACGAAAAGAAATTATGA
- a CDS encoding ABC transporter permease, whose product MNLKRTKAIAKKEFKHLFRDIRMLLILLLFPVFLLGVFGYAVNFDVHHIKIVVFDEENSEVSREFISSLTKSTYFDLVGYISNDSQIKEILDEKKAQCIVVIPKDFSRKFYSKQEAKIQYLIDGVDGNSANIIQFYSMAATQSLNAKLTTEILSRAGVKSFVPIDFRPIFWFNPDLKSTRFFIPGLIAMILIITAAVSVSLSLVREKERGTIEQINVSSIKSSELLIGKTLPYVLLALVNAAMILIAGYILFDVVVKGSYPLLFLSTLIFLIASTSIGILVSVVSDSQQIAFSIATMVTMLPSFILSGFVFPIESMPVIIQVITNITPAKFFINVLRAIVLRGVGVVAIWDQLLYLILYASILLGAAIIIYNKKETKN is encoded by the coding sequence ATGAATCTAAAAAGAACAAAGGCAATAGCGAAAAAGGAATTCAAGCATTTATTCCGGGATATCAGAATGCTTTTAATTCTTCTTCTCTTTCCCGTCTTTTTACTCGGCGTGTTCGGCTACGCAGTTAACTTTGATGTACACCATATAAAAATAGTTGTGTTTGACGAAGAAAACTCTGAAGTAAGCAGAGAGTTCATAAGTTCTTTAACCAAGTCAACATATTTTGATTTGGTCGGTTACATAAGCAATGATTCCCAAATAAAAGAAATCCTTGATGAAAAAAAAGCGCAATGTATAGTAGTTATTCCAAAAGATTTTTCAAGAAAATTTTACTCGAAACAGGAAGCAAAGATTCAATATTTAATTGACGGGGTTGATGGCAACTCTGCTAATATAATCCAATTCTACTCAATGGCGGCGACACAATCGCTAAACGCAAAACTCACAACAGAAATTTTATCTAGAGCCGGAGTAAAATCTTTTGTGCCGATAGATTTCCGTCCTATCTTTTGGTTTAACCCAGATTTGAAATCAACACGCTTTTTTATTCCCGGCTTGATAGCGATGATTCTAATTATAACCGCAGCAGTCAGCGTTTCGCTTTCATTGGTAAGAGAGAAAGAACGCGGAACAATAGAGCAGATAAATGTCTCGTCAATAAAATCATCGGAGTTATTAATTGGAAAAACGCTCCCGTATGTTTTGTTAGCGCTGGTTAATGCCGCCATGATTCTTATCGCCGGTTATATATTGTTTGATGTTGTTGTTAAGGGAAGTTATCCGCTTTTATTCCTCAGCACATTAATTTTTTTAATTGCCTCGACAAGCATAGGAATTTTAGTCTCGGTTGTTTCCGATTCGCAGCAGATTGCTTTTTCAATCGCCACCATGGTTACAATGCTGCCTTCATTTATATTATCCGGATTTGTCTTTCCGATAGAGAGCATGCCGGTAATTATTCAGGTAATTACCAATATAACACCGGCAAAATTTTTCATAAACGTTTTGAGAGCAATTGTTCTTCGCGGTGTAGGAGTCGTTGCAATTTGGGATCAGCTTCTATATTTAATTCTCTACGCAAGCATTCTATTGGGCGCCGCAATTATCATTTATAATAAAAAAGAGACAAAGAATTAA
- a CDS encoding ABC transporter permease, translated as MKTIIHIIKKEFLQFKRDPKMFGIILIAPIVQLILLGYAATLDLNTVHTIFYDQDKTTISRNFIEEFKSSGFFQIDHYADNYEDVQTYIERGKSLVAIVIPKDFEKKINRRETTQLQAIFNGSDGNSASIATGYITTIITTFSKQIVKDIIDFSGRKISPTGTITAEVRVWYNPELKTRNFMVPAIVGLLVSIVTLILTSLAVVKEKEIGTLEQLIVTPIKPLQLIIGKLIPFLILGFVSVAIVIVAMNIIFSIHVRGSVVFLFFSSFLYILSTLGLGLFVSTVSKTQQQAMMIAIFAVMMPMIYLSGFAFPVENMPKIIQYISYLIPLKYFITIIRGIILKGNGFAQHWFDATMLLVMGILILFFSALRFRKRLE; from the coding sequence ATGAAGACAATCATTCACATAATTAAAAAAGAATTTCTTCAGTTTAAACGCGACCCTAAAATGTTCGGAATTATTTTAATAGCGCCCATCGTTCAACTAATTCTTTTGGGTTATGCCGCAACGCTGGATCTCAATACAGTTCACACAATATTTTATGATCAAGATAAAACAACAATCAGCAGAAATTTTATTGAAGAATTTAAGAGCTCAGGATTTTTTCAGATAGATCACTATGCCGACAACTATGAAGACGTGCAAACTTATATCGAAAGGGGAAAGAGTCTTGTTGCAATTGTTATTCCTAAAGATTTTGAAAAGAAGATAAATCGAAGAGAGACCACACAACTTCAAGCAATTTTTAACGGCTCGGATGGAAACTCAGCATCAATAGCTACTGGATATATTACAACCATAATAACAACATTTTCAAAGCAAATCGTCAAAGACATTATTGATTTTAGCGGAAGAAAAATTTCCCCTACGGGAACCATTACCGCAGAAGTACGAGTGTGGTATAATCCGGAACTTAAAACGAGAAATTTTATGGTGCCTGCAATTGTTGGTCTGCTGGTTAGTATTGTTACGTTGATACTCACATCTTTAGCTGTTGTAAAAGAAAAAGAGATAGGCACACTTGAGCAATTAATTGTTACGCCAATAAAACCGCTTCAACTAATTATCGGAAAGCTTATTCCTTTTCTTATTCTCGGGTTTGTGTCTGTTGCGATCGTTATAGTAGCAATGAATATTATTTTCAGCATTCATGTTAGAGGTAGCGTTGTGTTTCTTTTCTTCTCGTCATTCTTATATATTCTTTCAACTTTGGGGCTCGGACTTTTCGTATCAACAGTTTCTAAAACACAGCAGCAAGCAATGATGATAGCGATCTTCGCCGTGATGATGCCCATGATCTATCTTTCAGGATTTGCATTCCCTGTAGAAAACATGCCAAAGATAATTCAGTATATCAGTTACCTAATACCGCTAAAATATTTTATAACAATTATTCGCGGGATAATATTAAAGGGAAACGGTTTTGCACAGCATTGGTTTGATGCAACAATGCTTTTGGTAATGGGAATTTTAATTTTATTTTTTAGTGCACTTAGATTTAGAAAAAGATTAGAGTAG
- a CDS encoding T9SS type A sorting domain-containing protein: MLKQNWLFVILISFLVLFLSSADAFTQTKIVSPDDDQALTENQSAKQKSKKQTKEVLSEKKKRLKGLVKYDEPEMFAEFQKMIRTRDGEDAPKYSANYLMDELTKAEKQSRLYKTNALDWVERGPGNVSGRTRGIIVDPADVTNQTWFAGSVGGGIWKTSDAGVTWINKTPNLPNLATTVLAQGGASYLNIFYCGTGEGFSNADAVNGAGIFKSTDHGNNWLQLTSTANFDFRNVNRIIVDPNNPDIVLACTNPGPNSSTNPAGVHRSTNGGASWTRVLSKSSSRVQDLKADPSNFSIQYCAVNNDGVYKSIDSGLNWTKSSTGLITTGRIEIAVSSKNPNYIYASAQTTAGSGLYVSEDKAATWLLVNSTDGNTQNWLQSQGWYDNTIAVNPFDEKTVFFGGIDLWKAQITGSGSTNDVLGIDEVNTSTFLSFVNWGGPYRNGGIGKGINFYNFAPFADANSNIYASMFNLSDNDYVAVELRFGPGKSQKAHRFFRDTDASYKYRDYVTVPFEAWDITNNKQIMISFRDWKDDGAFDLITYDANNLGREYLSINAIDYNANTPDPNIAKTNGIVYKNIWSMWPILASGTWNASTLPSSILRIRCGDSSLRLANFSHVTDGYSQYQSQTPKPAYIHVDQHSIVPVPLASSPGTFWILNGNDGGVAVSTDNGLHWQEALSGGYNTTQFYGVDKKPGSNEYLGGTQDNGTWLSPKGQNPSKTTAYTKVIGGDGFDVAWHHKDPDKIIGGSQYNSFRRTTNSGLTWESATKGLDDVGGGKGAFISKIAESNSDPDVIFTTGSQGVWRSEDFGGSWAKSTITGNTTWAYSGTSTPVAISIADPQIVWAGYFYTNSTSSKLFLSTDGGITFSGVSPYSGVALGSITGIDTHPTEMNTAFITYSISGAPKIIRTTDLGNSWQDITGFGTNSTSSTGFPNVATYCVAVMPYNTNIIWAGTEIGLFESTDNGANWHPANNGLPSVCIWDMKIVDDQVVLATHGRGIFSVALPELSAYQPPVVTLSPIITSLSQGLDKAVNITAKLRSDYDSTLVMVDGQKIFKLTTTTVEEKAFKFSTTNVGKVNVQLISYRSSRAYKSSLRSLDLYNIKATQVVYSNSFDVENGDFVGNGFTISTPPSFSSPMVNSPHPYSELTDYYYNLLVPIKISDLTNPTYIEYDDIAIVEPGDPGSKFGDSNFWDYVAIEGSKDGLNWIPFEDGYDCRYNPSWTNLYNTSGNPTSSNYVYHKINMTNKFNRGDVIFIRFHLYSDEAAVGWGWAFDNLKIQDGASVVEKENTLPADYNLSQNFPNPFNPETTIKFSLPQHSRVKLEIFDPLGRVVSTLVNGELDAGSYKYNWNASNFASGVYVYRITANDFSSSKKLMLVK; the protein is encoded by the coding sequence ATGCTTAAACAAAATTGGCTGTTTGTAATTCTAATTTCTTTCCTTGTTTTGTTCCTCTCTTCTGCAGACGCTTTCACACAAACAAAAATTGTTTCTCCAGACGACGACCAAGCGTTAACAGAAAATCAGAGTGCGAAACAAAAGAGCAAAAAACAGACGAAGGAAGTTCTTTCCGAAAAGAAGAAGCGTCTTAAGGGATTAGTCAAGTATGACGAGCCCGAAATGTTCGCTGAATTCCAGAAAATGATTAGAACAAGAGATGGAGAGGACGCTCCAAAATATTCTGCAAATTATTTAATGGACGAATTGACTAAAGCAGAGAAACAAAGCAGACTATACAAAACGAACGCATTGGACTGGGTTGAACGCGGTCCGGGAAATGTTAGCGGAAGAACGCGTGGAATTATTGTTGACCCTGCAGATGTTACAAACCAAACATGGTTCGCCGGTTCTGTAGGAGGGGGGATCTGGAAAACATCGGATGCCGGTGTAACGTGGATAAACAAAACTCCTAATCTTCCAAACCTTGCTACTACGGTGTTAGCGCAAGGGGGGGCGTCTTACTTAAATATTTTTTATTGTGGAACCGGTGAAGGTTTTTCTAATGCCGATGCCGTTAACGGTGCGGGAATATTCAAATCAACTGACCACGGAAATAATTGGTTACAACTAACATCAACAGCAAATTTCGATTTTCGCAATGTTAACAGAATTATTGTTGACCCAAATAATCCGGATATAGTCCTTGCATGCACAAATCCGGGCCCAAACAGTTCTACGAATCCGGCAGGTGTTCACAGATCAACCAATGGAGGAGCGTCGTGGACAAGAGTTCTAAGCAAGAGTTCCAGCAGAGTTCAAGATTTGAAAGCAGATCCTTCTAATTTTTCAATTCAGTATTGTGCTGTAAACAATGATGGCGTTTATAAATCAATCGATAGCGGATTGAATTGGACAAAATCCAGCACCGGACTTATTACAACCGGAAGAATTGAAATTGCCGTATCAAGTAAAAATCCAAATTATATTTACGCAAGCGCACAAACTACCGCCGGCTCAGGTCTGTATGTCTCGGAAGATAAAGCTGCAACGTGGTTGTTAGTAAATTCAACTGACGGTAATACACAGAATTGGCTGCAATCACAGGGATGGTACGACAACACAATTGCCGTTAATCCATTCGACGAGAAGACTGTTTTCTTTGGGGGAATAGATCTTTGGAAAGCACAAATAACAGGTTCCGGTTCTACTAATGATGTTCTTGGAATTGATGAAGTGAACACAAGTACATTTTTATCGTTTGTTAATTGGGGTGGACCATATAGAAACGGCGGGATTGGAAAAGGAATTAATTTTTATAACTTCGCTCCTTTTGCAGATGCGAACAGTAACATTTATGCCAGCATGTTTAATCTTTCCGATAACGATTACGTTGCCGTAGAGTTAAGATTTGGTCCCGGCAAATCTCAGAAGGCACATAGATTTTTTAGAGATACAGACGCTTCATATAAATATAGAGATTATGTAACCGTCCCTTTTGAAGCCTGGGATATTACAAATAACAAACAAATTATGATTTCTTTCAGGGACTGGAAAGATGATGGTGCCTTTGATCTTATAACTTATGATGCTAATAATCTTGGAAGAGAATATCTATCCATCAACGCAATTGATTACAACGCAAACACTCCCGATCCCAATATTGCAAAAACAAATGGGATTGTTTATAAAAACATCTGGTCAATGTGGCCAATACTAGCTTCGGGAACATGGAATGCAAGTACATTACCTTCTTCCATTTTAAGAATCAGATGCGGAGATAGTTCTCTTCGTCTCGCAAACTTTTCACACGTAACAGACGGTTATAGTCAATATCAAAGTCAAACCCCAAAGCCGGCATACATTCATGTTGATCAACACAGTATTGTGCCCGTTCCGCTTGCATCTTCGCCGGGAACGTTCTGGATTCTAAATGGAAATGACGGCGGCGTTGCAGTTTCAACTGATAACGGTTTACATTGGCAGGAAGCTCTTAGCGGTGGCTACAACACAACGCAGTTTTATGGCGTTGATAAAAAACCCGGCTCAAACGAGTATCTCGGCGGAACACAAGACAACGGGACTTGGCTTTCACCAAAAGGACAAAATCCATCTAAAACAACCGCATACACAAAAGTAATTGGCGGAGATGGATTCGATGTTGCGTGGCATCATAAAGACCCAGACAAAATTATTGGAGGCAGTCAGTACAATAGTTTTAGAAGAACAACTAATAGCGGATTAACGTGGGAAAGCGCCACAAAAGGTCTGGATGATGTCGGTGGTGGAAAGGGTGCGTTTATTTCAAAAATTGCTGAATCCAATAGCGATCCAGATGTAATTTTCACAACTGGTTCACAAGGAGTTTGGAGATCCGAAGACTTTGGCGGATCTTGGGCAAAAAGTACAATAACAGGAAACACAACTTGGGCATATAGCGGAACATCAACACCAGTTGCTATTTCTATTGCAGATCCACAAATTGTTTGGGCCGGTTATTTTTATACCAACTCAACCTCAAGTAAATTATTTCTTTCAACGGATGGCGGAATAACTTTCTCCGGGGTTAGTCCTTACTCGGGAGTTGCGCTTGGTTCAATTACAGGAATTGATACACACCCAACTGAAATGAATACCGCATTCATTACATATTCAATTTCTGGTGCACCAAAAATCATACGAACTACAGATCTTGGAAATTCTTGGCAAGATATTACAGGCTTCGGCACTAATTCTACAAGCAGCACAGGATTTCCTAATGTTGCAACTTACTGTGTTGCAGTGATGCCATACAATACTAATATTATTTGGGCGGGTACTGAGATCGGTTTATTTGAATCAACCGACAACGGCGCAAACTGGCATCCGGCGAACAATGGTTTACCCTCCGTATGTATTTGGGATATGAAGATTGTTGATGATCAAGTAGTTCTTGCAACACACGGTAGAGGAATTTTTAGTGTTGCGCTTCCGGAATTGAGTGCTTATCAACCGCCTGTTGTTACTTTATCACCAATTATTACTTCACTCTCACAGGGCTTGGATAAAGCCGTCAATATTACAGCAAAATTGAGGTCAGATTACGATTCAACTTTGGTAATGGTTGACGGACAAAAAATTTTCAAGTTAACAACAACTACTGTTGAAGAAAAGGCTTTCAAATTTTCCACCACGAACGTTGGTAAAGTTAATGTTCAGTTGATTTCGTATCGTTCCAGCAGAGCTTATAAATCATCTTTGCGAAGTCTTGATCTATACAATATAAAAGCAACTCAAGTTGTTTACTCAAACTCCTTCGATGTAGAGAATGGCGATTTTGTCGGTAATGGATTTACAATCTCTACTCCTCCAAGCTTCTCTTCTCCAATGGTTAACTCTCCTCATCCTTATTCAGAATTAACAGATTATTACTACAATCTTTTAGTGCCAATTAAAATCTCAGACTTAACTAATCCTACTTATATAGAATATGACGACATAGCAATAGTAGAGCCCGGAGACCCCGGTTCTAAATTCGGTGATTCTAATTTTTGGGATTACGTTGCTATTGAAGGAAGCAAGGACGGATTAAATTGGATCCCGTTTGAGGACGGATATGATTGCAGATATAATCCTTCGTGGACTAATTTATATAATACTTCAGGCAATCCCACTTCTTCAAATTACGTTTACCATAAAATTAATATGACTAATAAATTCAACCGTGGTGATGTAATTTTTATTCGATTCCACTTGTATTCAGATGAGGCGGCGGTCGGTTGGGGTTGGGCGTTTGATAACTTAAAAATTCAGGATGGTGCAAGCGTTGTTGAAAAAGAAAATACATTACCTGCCGATTACAATTTGTCTCAAAATTTTCCTAATCCGTTTAATCCAGAGACTACAATAAAATTTTCTTTACCGCAACACAGCAGAGTTAAATTAGAGATCTTCGATCCGCTTGGAAGAGTTGTTTCTACGCTCGTTAATGGTGAGCTCGATGCGGGAAGCTATAAGTATAATTGGAACGCTTCTAATTTTGCAAGCGGAGTTTATGTTTACCGGATTACCGCAAACGATTTTTCCAGTTCAAAAAAATTAATGCTGGTTAAATAA
- a CDS encoding DUF4252 domain-containing protein has protein sequence MKILRITFVLFFVLSVGSFAQQKEDYSKYPGYFNYKDFAQLKNAESITEIYLEEPLLKMVAGLAEDKKEGLGDALGGLKLVRVNEFKIPKSELTNMEAAIESIDNNLQSKNWDRIIRTNNKGNYTNIYVKKSANDEFVGLTIVSLEKSFKSVEGSDDSGKATFVNIVGKIDLSTIGKLSEQLHVPGLEKAKKEK, from the coding sequence ATGAAAATATTAAGAATTACTTTCGTTCTTTTTTTTGTATTAAGTGTTGGCTCATTTGCTCAACAAAAAGAAGATTATTCAAAATATCCAGGTTACTTTAACTACAAAGATTTTGCACAGTTAAAGAACGCGGAATCAATTACAGAGATTTATCTTGAAGAACCTTTGTTGAAAATGGTTGCCGGTCTTGCAGAAGACAAGAAAGAGGGACTGGGTGATGCCCTTGGTGGATTAAAATTAGTTCGTGTTAACGAATTTAAAATTCCCAAGAGCGAGTTAACAAATATGGAAGCCGCAATTGAATCAATAGATAATAATCTGCAATCTAAAAATTGGGACCGCATTATTCGCACCAACAACAAAGGAAATTATACAAACATTTACGTTAAAAAAAGTGCTAACGATGAGTTTGTTGGATTAACAATCGTCTCTTTAGAAAAGTCTTTTAAGAGCGTGGAGGGTTCCGATGATTCCGGAAAAGCAACTTTTGTAAATATCGTCGGCAAGATTGATCTTAGCACCATAGGAAAACTCTCCGAACAATTACACGTTCCCGGATTAGAAAAAGCAAAGAAAGAGAAATAA
- a CDS encoding RNA polymerase sigma factor, which translates to MFAEQRYRFLIKQYKNKIYTYSLYMLKNRMDADDVTQEVMIRIWQNIDKFNILAAKTWIIRTTNNLCIDYLRKRTVAVNREIEIDEFFEETYSKNYNSENPYLITHFKMIASKVKEAIQRLPENLRSVFVLYEIEEMKYKEISKALGLPINSVKVYLLRARKKLQEELKEYEPQEII; encoded by the coding sequence ATGTTTGCAGAACAGAGATATCGTTTTCTAATTAAGCAGTATAAAAATAAAATTTATACTTACTCGCTTTATATGCTGAAGAACAGAATGGACGCTGATGATGTTACGCAAGAGGTCATGATTCGAATTTGGCAAAACATTGATAAGTTCAACATACTTGCGGCTAAAACTTGGATCATAAGGACAACCAACAATTTATGTATAGATTATTTACGAAAACGTACAGTTGCGGTAAACCGGGAGATTGAGATAGATGAATTCTTTGAAGAGACATACAGCAAAAATTATAATTCTGAGAATCCATATTTAATAACACATTTTAAAATGATCGCGTCAAAAGTTAAAGAGGCAATTCAACGATTGCCGGAAAATTTAAGAAGCGTCTTTGTTCTATACGAAATCGAAGAAATGAAATACAAAGAAATTAGCAAAGCGCTGGGTCTGCCGATTAATTCAGTTAAAGTTTATCTTCTAAGAGCTAGAAAAAAATTGCAAGAGGAGTTAAAGGAATATGAACCGCAAGAAATCATTTGA